The following are from one region of the Nostoc cf. commune SO-36 genome:
- a CDS encoding ISAzo13 family transposase has protein sequence MQLTAHLKSLYIKTAKKLKGSDRRQFMAEVVKGLGIGGQTVAERELGWNRRTIRKGMQELESGQPFIDGFRRSGRKRAEAKLSNLLRDIKSLVDPQSQTDPSFKSIRLYTRMTASEVRRQLIEQFGYTEEELPSSETIRRKLNDLGYTLKRVLKTKPIKKIPETEAIFEQVEQINSEADNDPHTLRISIDAKVAVKIGEFDRGGKNRMPTISVDHDFPTEITLIPYGIFIPEYNELFLFFVSSKLTADCIVDLLESWWQTVKHRFAHIQKLVINQDNGPENNSRRTQFMKRIVDFGTSSQLTLQLAYYPPYHSKYNPIERCFGWLEQHWNGSLLDTVETVLNFAQTLTFKGKNPVVTLVETVYSTGVKLTTSAMAEIETQIHRLPNLRKWFVEIFAKPT, from the coding sequence ATTCAACTCACCGCGCACCTAAAATCTCTGTACATCAAAACAGCGAAAAAACTCAAGGGAAGTGACCGAAGACAATTCATGGCAGAAGTAGTCAAAGGTTTGGGAATAGGTGGACAAACTGTGGCGGAAAGGGAGTTGGGATGGAATAGGCGCACTATCCGTAAAGGGATGCAGGAGTTAGAGAGTGGTCAGCCTTTTATTGATGGTTTCAGGCGTAGTGGACGCAAGCGGGCTGAAGCAAAATTATCAAACTTGTTGAGGGATATAAAATCGTTAGTAGACCCACAAAGTCAAACTGACCCCAGTTTTAAAAGTATACGTTTGTATACACGCATGACGGCAAGCGAAGTCCGTCGTCAACTAATTGAACAATTTGGTTACACAGAGGAAGAACTACCTTCATCAGAAACAATTCGACGAAAATTGAATGATTTAGGCTATACCTTAAAAAGAGTTCTGAAAACCAAGCCTATCAAGAAAATTCCCGAAACAGAAGCGATTTTTGAACAAGTTGAACAAATTAATAGTGAAGCTGACAATGACCCTCATACTCTGCGAATTTCCATTGATGCTAAGGTAGCAGTTAAGATTGGAGAATTTGACCGTGGGGGTAAAAATCGAATGCCAACCATCTCAGTAGACCACGACTTCCCGACGGAGATAACTCTGATTCCCTACGGCATTTTTATACCTGAATACAACGAGTTATTTTTATTCTTTGTTTCTTCCAAATTAACCGCTGATTGTATTGTTGATTTGCTTGAAAGCTGGTGGCAAACTGTCAAACACAGATTTGCTCATATTCAAAAACTGGTGATTAATCAGGATAATGGACCTGAAAATAATTCTCGCCGCACTCAATTTATGAAGCGGATTGTAGATTTTGGTACATCATCTCAACTGACGTTACAACTTGCTTATTATCCGCCTTATCATAGCAAATATAACCCGATAGAACGTTGTTTTGGCTGGTTAGAACAGCATTGGAATGGTAGTTTACTTGACACTGTTGAGACTGTACTGAATTTCGCCCAAACTCTCACATTTAAGGGTAAAAATCCGGTGGTCACATTGGTAGAAACAGTTTATTCTACAGGAGTTAAACTTACTACCTCCGCTATGGCAGAAATTGAAACACAGATTCACCGCCTCCCCAATCTCAGAAAATGGTTTGTAGAAATTTTTGCTAAACCCACATAG
- a CDS encoding heavy metal translocating P-type ATPase, whose amino-acid sequence MKQKVHSESSNCCNCEHDHHENHNHVHNHNHDDNHNHDHNHDHGGEFNLKNEVLSLVAILSIYAPGVIFENQLHNTFYSIGEYLLFIPAYLLSGWSVLKTAGRNILRGRVFDETFLMTVATLGAIAIHKLPEAVGVMLFYKIGELFQDIAVSRSRNSIKALLEVRPDYANLQTAGELKKVSPETVNIGDIIIVKPGEKIPLDGEIIDGNSQVDTSALTGESVPRTVRLGETVLAGMINKMGVISIRVTKLFDESSIAKILDLVQNAKSKKAETEKFITKFARYYTPIVVLTSLAVAILPPLFIAGTTSSEWLYRALILLVISCPCGLVISIPLGYFGGVGGAARRGILVKGSTFLDTLNAVNTVVFDKTGTLTKGVFKVVKIVPLNGWNEQELLQLAAKVESHSNHPIAQSICKAYGGKIDEFEMRDYEEIAGYGIKAKFENRVVIAGSDRLLHKEKIAHDNCQLEGTVIHLAMDNIYAGYIVIADELKEDAREAIQALKRMGVKRTVMLTGDNQAIASCIAQQLGIDVYEAELLPEEKVNAIEKLLSTAGKHGKVAFVGDGINDAPVIARADVGMAMGGLGSDAAIETADIVIMTDAPSKVAEAIQIAKKTRKIVWQNIGFALAIKGVFIGLGIFGIATMWEAVFADVGVAMLAILNATRAMK is encoded by the coding sequence ATGAAGCAGAAAGTACATTCAGAATCTTCAAATTGTTGCAACTGTGAACATGACCATCACGAGAATCATAACCATGTTCATAATCACAATCATGATGATAATCATAACCATGATCACAATCACGATCACGGCGGAGAATTCAATCTGAAAAATGAGGTATTATCTTTAGTAGCGATTTTAAGTATATATGCGCCAGGTGTAATTTTTGAAAATCAATTACACAATACATTCTATTCAATAGGTGAATATCTGCTTTTCATCCCTGCTTATTTATTAAGTGGGTGGAGTGTTTTAAAAACTGCTGGACGTAATATACTTAGAGGTAGAGTATTTGATGAAACCTTTTTGATGACAGTAGCGACACTAGGCGCGATCGCAATTCATAAATTACCCGAAGCTGTCGGAGTAATGCTATTTTATAAAATTGGTGAATTGTTTCAGGATATTGCCGTCAGTCGTTCTCGTAATTCCATCAAAGCGTTATTGGAAGTCCGCCCAGATTATGCCAACCTTCAAACAGCAGGAGAACTAAAAAAAGTATCGCCAGAAACAGTAAATATTGGGGATATTATTATTGTCAAACCCGGAGAAAAAATTCCTTTAGATGGTGAAATTATAGATGGTAATTCGCAAGTTGATACATCCGCATTAACTGGAGAATCTGTACCGCGAACGGTGAGGTTGGGAGAAACAGTTTTGGCTGGGATGATCAATAAAATGGGTGTGATCAGTATTAGAGTCACAAAACTCTTTGATGAATCTTCCATTGCCAAGATTTTAGATTTGGTGCAAAATGCCAAAAGTAAAAAAGCAGAAACAGAAAAGTTTATTACTAAATTTGCGCGATATTATACGCCAATAGTAGTTTTGACATCTTTAGCTGTTGCAATATTGCCTCCTTTATTTATTGCGGGTACAACTTCTTCAGAATGGCTTTATCGCGCCCTAATTTTACTAGTTATATCCTGTCCCTGTGGACTCGTTATAAGTATCCCATTAGGTTACTTTGGAGGCGTGGGAGGTGCAGCTAGACGAGGAATCTTGGTTAAAGGTTCTACTTTTCTAGATACTTTAAATGCGGTCAATACCGTTGTCTTTGATAAAACAGGAACTTTAACTAAAGGTGTATTTAAAGTAGTAAAAATAGTACCATTAAATGGTTGGAATGAACAAGAATTACTGCAATTAGCGGCCAAAGTAGAATCACACTCAAATCACCCCATCGCGCAATCTATCTGCAAGGCTTATGGTGGAAAAATCGATGAATTTGAGATGAGAGATTATGAAGAAATAGCAGGTTATGGAATTAAAGCTAAATTTGAAAATAGGGTAGTGATAGCGGGAAGCGATCGCTTATTACATAAAGAGAAAATTGCTCATGATAATTGCCAGTTAGAAGGAACAGTTATTCATCTAGCAATGGATAATATTTACGCTGGGTATATTGTCATTGCTGATGAACTGAAAGAAGATGCTAGAGAGGCTATTCAAGCACTCAAGAGAATGGGTGTAAAAAGAACAGTCATGTTGACAGGAGATAATCAAGCGATCGCATCCTGTATTGCTCAACAGCTAGGCATAGATGTTTACGAAGCAGAGTTATTACCAGAAGAAAAAGTTAATGCCATTGAGAAGTTACTCAGCACCGCCGGTAAGCATGGTAAAGTTGCCTTTGTAGGGGATGGCATTAATGATGCGCCAGTGATTGCTAGAGCGGATGTTGGCATGGCGATGGGCGGCTTAGGCTCAGATGCCGCAATAGAAACTGCCGATATTGTAATCATGACAGATGCACCATCAAAAGTTGCAGAAGCAATACAAATCGCCAAAAAAACTCGCAAAATTGTTTGGCAAAATATTGGATTTGCTTTAGCAATTAAAGGTGTCTTTATTGGATTGGGTATTTTTGGTATAGCGACAATGTGGGAAGCTGTATTTGCTGATGTCGGAGTCGCAATGCTGGCAATTTTAAACGCAACTAGAGCGATGAAATAA
- a CDS encoding energy-coupling factor transporter transmembrane component T family protein, with the protein MDLLRSLPLGLYLEQPQTWLHKIDPRVKFAWLMSFLTSYVLANNFWRVLLVVVLILATLIARIPRRVWQQQMGWLLMLSFFVLAIAAISPDAMGVDYQPRLPANEQILTQPPNSNNVVQEQVSNKKYSYVLFHKGPVKVTRRSLDLAVRLSTLIFTVIYSTNLYLLTTAPEEITSGIESLMQPLRRFKLPVTEIALTLTLSLRFIPLVLEEVQNLFRSVMTRAINWKKLGLKGGFKVWMTVAERLLENLLLRADQMANAMMVRGFTSPNEHRVQWHDLRLKGRDWLAIATLILFWGIRLAIGTQV; encoded by the coding sequence ATGGATTTATTGCGATCGCTGCCACTTGGACTTTATTTAGAACAACCTCAAACTTGGCTGCATAAAATCGATCCGCGAGTTAAGTTCGCCTGGTTGATGAGCTTTTTAACCAGCTATGTTTTAGCTAACAATTTTTGGCGGGTGCTGCTGGTGGTAGTATTGATTCTTGCAACCTTAATTGCGAGAATTCCTCGACGAGTATGGCAGCAGCAAATGGGTTGGCTCTTAATGTTATCGTTTTTTGTATTAGCGATCGCAGCCATAAGTCCTGATGCAATGGGAGTAGATTATCAACCACGCCTGCCAGCTAATGAACAAATATTAACCCAGCCACCAAACTCCAATAATGTTGTTCAAGAGCAAGTAAGTAATAAGAAATACAGCTATGTGCTATTTCACAAAGGCCCAGTCAAAGTAACTCGCCGCTCTTTGGATTTGGCAGTACGCCTGAGTACACTTATATTTACCGTAATTTACAGCACCAACCTATATCTGCTAACAACCGCACCAGAAGAAATTACATCTGGTATAGAAAGTTTAATGCAACCACTGCGACGCTTTAAGTTACCTGTCACAGAAATTGCTTTAACTTTAACCCTATCCTTGCGCTTTATTCCCTTAGTTTTAGAAGAAGTGCAAAACTTATTTCGCTCCGTCATGACAAGGGCAATTAATTGGAAAAAGCTGGGATTGAAAGGAGGGTTTAAGGTTTGGATGACAGTAGCAGAGAGATTGTTAGAAAATCTGCTTTTACGAGCCGATCAAATGGCGAATGCAATGATGGTGCGTGGTTTTACCAGTCCTAATGAGCATAGAGTGCAGTGGCACGACTTACGATTAAAAGGGCGTGACTGGCTTGCGATCGCAACTTTAATCTTATTCTGGGGAATACGGCTAGCTATAGGAACTCAGGTATAG
- the der gene encoding ribosome biogenesis GTPase Der, with product MALPIVAIIGRPNVGKSTLVNRLAGEQTAIVHDEPGVTRDRTYLPAFWNGREFLVVDTGGLVFNDDTEFLPLIRQQAMTALAEACGAIFVVDGQTGPTSADLEIAEWMRQQTVPVLLAVNKCESPEQGLMQAAEFWELGLGEPYPISAIHGSGTGELLDELVNHIPAIEDIPETNEIKVAIVGRPNVGKSSLLNSFVGEERAIVSPISGTTRDAIDTVIEREGQTYRLIDTAGIRKKKHIEYGTEFFSINRAFKAIRRADVVLLVIDAVDGVTEQDQKLAGRIIEEGRACIIVVNKWDAVEKDSYTIYDYEKTLQSRLHFTEWAETIFVSALSGQRVEKILELVKTAAESHKRRVSTSVINEVLTDAVSWHSPPASRGGRQGKIYYGTQVSSQPPTIALFVNDSKRFNDNYRRYIERQFRQQLGFKGTPIILLWRSKKVRDAESGNVNRATRVKIS from the coding sequence ATGGCACTGCCAATTGTTGCAATTATCGGACGCCCAAATGTAGGCAAATCCACCCTGGTTAATCGACTCGCCGGGGAACAAACGGCGATTGTCCATGATGAACCGGGAGTGACACGCGATCGCACTTATCTACCAGCTTTCTGGAATGGTCGTGAATTTTTGGTGGTAGACACTGGTGGTTTAGTTTTTAATGATGATACCGAATTTTTACCACTAATTCGCCAACAGGCAATGACAGCCCTGGCAGAAGCATGTGGCGCTATCTTTGTCGTAGATGGTCAAACAGGCCCCACCTCAGCAGATTTAGAAATTGCCGAATGGATGCGCCAACAAACTGTACCTGTGCTACTAGCTGTAAATAAATGTGAATCCCCAGAACAAGGCTTAATGCAAGCTGCCGAATTTTGGGAATTGGGATTGGGCGAACCTTACCCCATCTCCGCGATTCATGGAAGTGGCACAGGAGAGTTACTCGACGAGTTAGTTAATCACATCCCTGCTATTGAAGACATTCCAGAAACGAATGAAATCAAAGTAGCAATTGTGGGACGCCCGAATGTGGGCAAATCGAGCTTACTAAATTCTTTTGTTGGGGAAGAGAGGGCAATTGTCAGCCCAATTTCTGGTACTACCCGCGATGCTATTGATACCGTCATTGAACGGGAAGGGCAAACCTACCGCTTGATTGACACCGCCGGTATTCGCAAAAAGAAACACATCGAATACGGCACAGAATTTTTTAGTATTAACCGTGCTTTCAAAGCGATTCGTCGCGCTGACGTGGTTTTATTAGTAATAGATGCCGTAGATGGAGTCACTGAGCAAGACCAAAAATTAGCTGGGCGAATTATCGAAGAAGGTCGAGCTTGCATCATCGTCGTTAATAAGTGGGATGCCGTCGAAAAAGACTCTTACACAATCTACGACTACGAAAAAACTCTGCAATCACGGTTACATTTTACCGAATGGGCAGAAACAATTTTTGTGAGTGCCTTGTCAGGACAACGGGTAGAAAAGATTCTCGAATTGGTGAAAACTGCGGCTGAATCACATAAACGCCGTGTTAGTACATCAGTAATTAACGAAGTCTTAACAGATGCCGTTAGCTGGCATTCACCCCCAGCATCCCGTGGTGGGCGTCAGGGCAAGATTTATTATGGTACACAAGTAAGTAGCCAACCACCAACGATCGCCCTATTTGTCAATGATTCCAAACGATTCAACGACAACTACCGCCGCTACATTGAACGGCAATTTCGGCAACAGCTAGGATTTAAAGGCACGCCAATTATTTTACTGTGGCGGAGCAAAAAAGTCCGTGATGCCGAAAGTGGTAATGTTAATAGAGCAACTCGCGTCAAAATAAGTTAG